A section of the Methanosarcina mazei S-6 genome encodes:
- a CDS encoding 2-amino-3,7-dideoxy-D-threo-hept-6-ulosonate synthase yields the protein MSTIGKSVRMERIFNRNTGNAIIIPMDHGVGAGPISGLTNLQEAVNRVAEGRANAVLGHMGLSKHGHRGYGHDVGLIIHLSASTSLALDPNHKVLVTTVEEAIKVGADAVSVHINIGAEDEFEMLQGLGYVAGKCDEWGIPLLAMMYPRGKKVRSEYDVDVVKHAARIGAELGADIVKTNYTGNPETFKEVVNGCPVPVIIAGGPKMGSEKELLEMIEGSLEAGGRGVAIGRNVFQAEDPTGLVRRISKIVHEGMTAEEIIKMGKNA from the coding sequence ATGAGTACTATAGGAAAATCCGTAAGGATGGAGCGTATTTTCAACAGGAATACAGGTAATGCCATTATCATACCCATGGACCATGGAGTTGGTGCAGGGCCCATATCAGGACTCACAAACCTTCAGGAGGCTGTAAACAGGGTTGCAGAAGGGAGAGCAAATGCTGTTTTAGGACACATGGGGCTTTCAAAGCACGGGCACAGGGGCTATGGTCACGATGTAGGCCTGATAATCCACCTTTCAGCTTCAACCTCACTTGCTCTTGACCCGAACCATAAAGTTCTTGTAACAACCGTTGAAGAAGCCATAAAAGTGGGAGCAGATGCGGTTTCCGTTCATATAAATATAGGAGCTGAAGACGAGTTTGAGATGCTGCAGGGCCTTGGCTATGTAGCTGGAAAGTGCGACGAATGGGGTATTCCTCTCCTTGCAATGATGTATCCGCGAGGGAAAAAGGTCCGTTCCGAATACGATGTTGATGTAGTAAAGCATGCAGCAAGGATAGGCGCTGAGCTTGGAGCAGACATCGTCAAAACAAACTATACGGGAAACCCGGAAACTTTCAAAGAAGTTGTCAATGGATGCCCCGTACCTGTAATTATTGCAGGAGGTCCTAAAATGGGCTCGGAAAAGGAACTTCTGGAAATGATCGAAGGATCTCTTGAAGCGGGCGGGCGTGGTGTTGCCATAGGAAGAAACGTATTCCAGGCAGAAGACCCGACAGGTCTTGTACGCAGAATTTCAAAAATAGTCCATGAAGGCATGACTGCGGAAGAAATAATAAAAATGGGTAAAAATGCCTGA
- a CDS encoding deoxyuridine 5'-triphosphate nucleotidohydrolase, whose product MALLSSNELRKLIKANPPLLENAVDTETQIQPNGLELTLKEIKTIEGAGAVDFDNSERKVPDAKPLEFGKDGWIHLPEGIYKVIFNEIVNIPMNLAAIAKPRSSLIRCGATLETAVWDAGYRGRSESMLVVYNPAGFKLKKNARIMQLLFYTLNTEVEEGYSGVYQNENTN is encoded by the coding sequence ATGGCTCTTTTATCCAGCAATGAACTGAGAAAATTAATAAAAGCAAATCCCCCTTTACTTGAAAACGCAGTAGACACCGAAACCCAGATACAGCCAAATGGGCTTGAGCTCACCCTGAAAGAGATAAAAACAATAGAAGGTGCGGGAGCTGTTGATTTTGACAATTCCGAAAGAAAAGTTCCGGACGCAAAACCCCTGGAATTTGGAAAAGACGGATGGATCCACCTTCCGGAGGGGATTTATAAAGTTATATTTAACGAAATCGTCAATATTCCAATGAACCTTGCTGCAATCGCAAAACCAAGATCAAGCCTTATTCGGTGCGGGGCAACTCTTGAAACTGCAGTATGGGATGCAGGTTACAGGGGACGAAGCGAATCCATGCTTGTAGTTTATAACCCTGCAGGCTTTAAGTTGAAGAAAAACGCCAGGATAATGCAGCTCCTTTTCTATACCCTTAATACCGAAGTAGAGGAAGGCTATTCTGGAGTTTACCAGAACGAAAATACAAACTGA
- a CDS encoding radical SAM protein, giving the protein MQCTQITPELKAFLISTGSVSVDPSLIARDRGSTAGPGAGTSSVFFRAGDKRVRLSVNKNFPLSIKAAGDDGTVTILYEGKELVRGKLEPAPAHCPDQAFITLCERCIFDCKYCPVPKLQGHVKTDEEVLGIVDDVMKAGSLKAISLTSGVETSIEDEVERVLKLMPALKKYNVPIGVSVYPTEGCSRKFYDSGVAEVKYNVETMDREIFQKVCGDLSLDYILGRLKEAVEVFGKNRVFSNFIIGLGESDDSVREGVETLAKIGVIPVLRPVNPHPLRSGDCFTERPSPERLLRLAKMEAEILKKYGLDPSLAMTMCLKCTGCDLVPFVDF; this is encoded by the coding sequence ATGCAATGCACACAAATTACACCTGAATTAAAAGCTTTTCTTATCTCAACAGGCTCCGTTTCCGTGGACCCTTCACTTATTGCCAGGGACCGGGGCTCTACTGCAGGCCCGGGAGCAGGCACAAGCTCAGTATTTTTCAGGGCGGGAGATAAACGGGTCAGGCTCAGTGTGAATAAAAATTTTCCCCTTTCCATTAAAGCGGCAGGGGATGATGGAACAGTCACGATTCTGTACGAAGGAAAAGAACTTGTCAGGGGAAAACTTGAACCTGCCCCTGCACACTGTCCGGATCAGGCTTTTATAACTCTCTGCGAGAGGTGCATCTTTGACTGCAAATACTGCCCTGTGCCCAAACTCCAGGGACATGTCAAAACTGATGAAGAAGTCCTGGGCATAGTGGATGACGTCATGAAGGCGGGAAGTCTAAAAGCCATCTCCCTTACTTCAGGCGTTGAAACCTCAATTGAAGATGAAGTGGAACGTGTGCTCAAACTTATGCCCGCCCTCAAAAAATACAATGTCCCCATAGGGGTTTCAGTATATCCTACAGAGGGGTGTTCCCGGAAATTCTATGATTCCGGGGTTGCCGAGGTTAAATACAATGTTGAAACCATGGACAGAGAGATCTTCCAGAAGGTCTGTGGGGACCTTTCTCTTGATTACATCCTGGGCCGGCTTAAAGAAGCTGTGGAAGTTTTCGGAAAAAACAGGGTCTTCAGCAATTTTATTATAGGGCTTGGGGAAAGTGATGACTCTGTAAGGGAAGGAGTCGAAACTCTTGCAAAGATAGGCGTAATTCCTGTCCTGCGCCCGGTAAATCCGCATCCCCTCAGGTCAGGAGACTGTTTTACAGAACGTCCTTCTCCTGAACGCCTTTTGAGACTTGCGAAAATGGAAGCTGAAATCCTGAAGAAGTACGGGCTTGATCCCTCACTTGCAATGACGATGTGCCTTAAATGCACGGGCTGTGATCTTGTGCCCTTCGTGGATTTCTGA